AaggccctttcaaaataaaacagaggGCATGTGTTTACTGGTGGAGATTTCACTGATCAAGAAACATAAAGACtcacgatgaagaggagaggccaCGCCTACTTTAAATAATTGGCCTTCACACTGACACATTTTTCTTTCCAAGAATTAatttatagtaatatatatatatatatatatatatataataaagcaCTAAACTTATTTATTTTCCCTTGCCGATCAGTATTTTGTGAGCTCTCTgtgtgaggatgaagatgaagatgctgGTCGGATCGTGATGAAGGTCTGATAGGTGGTTTATGTagcgtgtgttctcctgtcctGTCACTTCACGACCACTGGAGGGCAGCAGAGAGTCGGACCAGGATGATGCCGACAGGACGGAGACGCCACAGAGAAGATGTGTCCCTATTCCAGATAACAGCTGTGTCCCTATTCCAGATAACAGCTGTGTCCTTATTCCAGATAACAGCTGTGTCCTTATTCCAGATAACATATGTGTCCTTATTCCAGATAACAGCTGTTCCTTATTCCAGATAACAGCAGTGCTCTTATTCCAGATAACAGCTGTGTCCTTATTCCAGATAACAGCGGTGTCCTTATTCCAGATAACAGCTGTTCCTTATTCCAGATAACAGCAGTGTTCTTATTCCAGATAACAGCTGTGTCCTTATTCCAGATAACATATGTGTCTTTATTCCAGATAACAGCTGTGTCCTTATTCCAGATAACAGCTGTGTCCTTATTCCAGATAACATATGTGTCCCTATTCCAGATAACAGCTGTGTCCTTATTCCAGATAACAGCTGTTCCTTATTCCAGATAACAGCTGTGTCCTTATTCCAGATAACAGCTGTTCCTTATTCCAGATAACAGCTGTGTCCTTATTCCAGATACCAGCGGTGTCCTTATTGCAGATAACAGCTGTGTCCTTATTCCAGATACCAGCGGTGTCCTTATTCCAGATAACAGCGGTGTCCTTATTGCAGATAACAGCGGTGTCCTTATTCCAGATAACAGCTGTGTCCTTATTCCAGATACCAGCGGTGTCCTTATTCCAGATAACAGCGGTGTCCTTATTGCAGATAACAGCTGTGTTCTTATTCCAGATAACAGCTGTGTCCTTATTCCAGATAACAATGGTGTCCTTATTCCAGATAACAGCGGTGTCCTTATTCCAGATAACAGCGGTGTCCTTATTCCAGGTCCTTTTCCTGGTACCTGGCTCCCTGAGCTCAGCTCCCTCTTCCCCTAAGCAGTCGGGGACACGACGAACATCGCTGACCCCTGAAGCTGAAGCCAGGCTCATGAAGAGGAGCTCCATGAAGAGGTTCCTCATTAAGAGGAGCTCAATGAAGAGGTTCCTCATGAAGAGGAGCTCCATGAAGAGGTTCCTCATGAAGAGGAGCTCAATGAAGAGGTTCCTCATGAAGAGGAGCTCCATGAAGAGGTTCCTCATGAAGAGGTTCCTCATGAAGAGGTTCCTCATGAAGAGGTTCCTCATGAAGAGGAGCTCCATGAAGAGGTTCCTCATGAAGAGGTTCCTCATGAAGAGGAGCTCCATGAAGAGGTTCCTCATGAAGAGGAGCTCAATGAAGAGGTTCCTCATGAAGAGGAGCTCAATGAAGAGGTTCCTCGTGAAGAGGAGCTCCATGAAGAGGTTCCTCATGAAGAAGTTCCTCATGAAGAGGAGCTCCATGAAGAGGTTCCTCATGAAGAGGAGCTCAATGAAGAGGTTCCTCATGAAGAGGTTCCTCATGAAGAGGTTCCTCATGAAGAGGTTCCTCGTGAAGAGGAGCTCCATGAAGAGGTTCCTCATGAAGAGGAGCTCAATGAAGAGGTTCCTCATGAGGAGGAGCTCCATGAAGAGGTTCCTCATGAAGAGGAGCTCCATGAAGAGGTTCCTCATGAAGAGGTTCCTCATGAAGAGGAGCTCAATGAAGAGGTTCCTCATGAAGAGGAGCTCCATGAAGAGGTTCCTCATGAAGAGGTTCCTCATGAAGAGGAGCTCAATGAAGAGGTTCCTCATGAAGAGGAGCTCAATGAAGAGGTTCCTCGTGAAGAGGAGCTCCATGAAGAGGTTCCTCATGAAGAGGAGCTCAATGAAGAAGTTCCTCATGAAGAGGAGCTCCATGAAGAGTTGTGAGTTGTCATGAAGAGAGCTCATGATAATTCCTCATTGACATCCATGTTGTGAAACATGAATGAGGTTCCTCATGAGGTGCTCATGAGGAGCTGTGTGAGGGCTCCTGAGGGTTCCTCATGAAGAGGCTGTGGGTTCCTCATGATGTAGCTGCAGGTGCTGATTGACGTGTGTGGGCACGAGCTGCTGTGTGGTGACGTAGCTGCTGTGTGGTGATGTAGCTGCTGTGGTGGCGTGAGCTGCTGTGGTGGAGCTGCTCTGTGTGGCTGTGGACGAGCTGCTGTGGTGACTGCTGTGTGGTGAGCTGCTGTGTGGTGTAGCTgctgtgtgacgtgctgctgctgtgtggtgACGAGTGACGTGCTGTGTGGTGACGTAGCTGATGTGTGGTGACGTAGCTGCTGTGTGGTGACGTAGCCGTTGTGTGGTGACGTAGCTGCTGTGTGGTGACGTAGCTGATGTGTGGTGACGTAGCTGCTGTGTGGTGACGTAGCTGCTGTGACATAGCCGCTTGTGTGGTGACGAGCTGCTGTGTGGCGACGAGCATGCATAGGTGATGTGGTGATGTAGCTGCCATTGTGTGGTGACATAGCTGCTGTGTGGTGACGTAGCTGCTGTGTGGTGACGTAGCTGCTGTGTGGTGACGTAGCTGTGTGGTGACGTAGCTGCTGTGTGGTGATGTAGCTGCTGTGTGGTGACGTAGCTGCTGTGTGGTGACGTAGCTGCTGTGTGGTGACGTAGCTGCTGTGTGGTGATGTAGCTGCTGTGTGGTGACGTAGCTGCTATGTGGTGACGTAGCTGCTGTGTGGTGACGTAGCTGCTGTGTGGTGACGTAGCTGCTGTGTGGTGACGTAGCTGCTGTGTGGTGACGTAGCTGCTGTGTGGTGATGTAGCTGCTGTGTGGTGGCTGGTGACGAGCTGCTGTGTGTGACGAGCTGCTGTGTGGTGACGTGGCAGACGTAGCTGCTGTGTGTGGTGACGAGCTGCTGTGGTGGCTGTGTGGCTGATGTGTGGTGGCAGCTGCTGTGTGACGTAGCTGCTGTGTGGTGACGTAGCCGTTGTGTGGTGATGTAGCTGCTATGTGGTGACGTAGCTGCTGTGTGGTGACGTAGCTGCTGTGATGGGCTGCTATGTGGTGTGTGGTGACGTAGCTGCTGTGTGGTGACGTAGCTGCTGTGTGGTGACGTAGCCGCTGTGTGGTGACATAGCTGCTGTGTGGTGTACACACCTAGAGCAACAGTCACCACATGTACACACCTAGAGCAACACACAGTCaccacatgtatttatttaaccttTAACAATAtaaattatgatttatttatttaacctttaataatataaataataatgtatttatttaaccttTAATAATATCAAttatgatgtatttattttactcttaatattaattatcttgtatttatattaacccttaatataaattattatttatttatttaacacttAATAGTATAAATGATGCTGTATTTAATACTTAATATCAAttatgatgtatttatttagcctttaataatataaattatgatatatttattcaaCCCTTAATAATATCAAttatgatgtatttatttagcctttaataatataaattctgatgtatttatttaacccCGTAATACTATTAATtatgctgtatttatttaactcTTAATATTATCAAttatgatgtatttatttagcctttaataatataaatgatatatttatttaaccttTAATAATATCAAttatgatgtatttattttactcttaatattaattatcttgtatttatattaacccttaatataaattattatttatttaactctTAATATTATAGATcatgctgtatttatttaaccttCAATAATATCAAttatgatgtatttatttaacacttaatagtataaatgtatttatttaaccttCAATAATATCaattatgatatatttatttaacactTAATAGTATAAATGATGCTGTATTTAATACTTAATATCAAttatgatgtatttatttagcctttaataatattaattatgatatatttattcaaCCCTTAATATTATCAAttatgatgtatttatttagcctttaataatataaattatgatatatttattcaaCCCTTAATAATATCAAttatgatgtatttatttagcctttaataatatgaattatgatatatttattcaaCCCTAAATatgattgtggcagctgtgtctgatttggcctcggctgctggtgattggcaatcactcagcagccgaggccacccttataaaagctcccacttgagagtggaggggggaggtgagcagaggcgcgtgttttgcggtctgctcggtgtcgtgtgtgcggaataaaacatgtctttgaaccaaacctcttgctgtctggtggatccttggtgctggggggggaaacccacgggtagtggccttGGAGCTgctacattggagcccaacgtggggcccctgaggacccagtgcctgaaagggatggcgccagaccaggaggaagagctgatgagcagcttgggccagatactggcccggatagaggagatggggcgggcacaggcggaggagagccgcctgttcctcggaaccctccgaaacccgccggcgctgtggcagactcccgttccccgtgacccgtcgccgcagccgacccccgagccgtcggagctgccgaaccccgaggtccaggacctgtcggagctgccgaaccccgaggtccaggacccatcggagctgccgaccccagagccccaggacccgtcggagctgccgacccccgaggtccaggacccgtcggagctgcggaccacagagccccaggacccgtcggagctgccgaccccagagccccaggacccgtcggagctgccgacccccgaggtcctggacccgtcggagctgccgacccccgaggtccaggacccatcggagctgccgaccacagagccccaggacccgtcggagctgccgaccccagagccccaggacccgtcggagctgccgacccccgaggtccaggagccgtcggagctgccgaccacagagccccaggacccgtcggagctgccgaacccagagccccaggactcgtcggagctgccgaacccagagccccaggactcgtcggagctgccgaacccagagccccaggactcgtcggagctgccgaaccccgaggtccaggacccgtcggagctgccgtcgaaccccgaggtccaggatccgtcggagctgccgacccccgagccgacccgtcggtggagggccgactccggatccccgggccctgtcggaggtaccagctaccgctgctccggctccatcccggccggtcccggctccccgttccccggcccggcgggcgtcagctccccgtcccgaaccccagagcccccacatcctgagcccggtccctcaGAGCCCCCTcttcccgagcccggtcccccagagcccctcctccgcccaagctctcatgggggggggagggggagtaggttaggccggatggagccccggcctaaatcgagtggtggggagtgtggcagctgtgtctgatttggcctcggctgctggtgattggcaatcactcagcagccgaggccacccttataaaagctcccacttgagagtggagggggaggtgagcagaggcgcgtgttttgcggtctgctcggtgtcgtgtgtgcggaataaaacatgtctttgaaccaaacctcttgctgtctggtggatccttggtgctggggggggaaacccacgggtggcggcctcaggcgtACTACAATGATCAAttatgatgtatttatttagcctttaataatataaattatatttattcaacccttaatattattaattatgctgtatttattttacaCTTGGAGGCAGTCAATGcttgaagcggacattattgacgatacagtccTGCCTCCAGGACCTTATTGCTTAAATATTCACCATCTAGATCAATAAGTAGGACCAGCAGtttcattattttaataaagtcAATAACTTTAAAACCATTTCATGTATTAATCTACCTGTGAGACACGGAGGGACATGCAGCAGAGACACACCGTCACCTACATGAtactgagtgagtgtgtagtgaAATTAAACGAGCATTGTTATATTTGGTACAAATATTCCCATATCTTGTAAAAGCTAGAGTTGTAGTTCATCGTTTGGCTATCTACACGTGTTTAAATGTTTACTAAAGTTTGCCGGTtacaaaatgttaaataatgtCGTCACACGAACAGCGTTGTGATTGGTCGATGATGTCACTGAAACACGTCCAAAGGTACTTTAAAAGTATTAGTGTCgaatacaaaatgtttttaaacaatTTGGAGTTTAGAACTTGCCGCCGGCGCCCCCTAGCTGTCACTTATATTCCACGCGGGGCGTGTGGTCCAGGGATCTTTGAGCAGGTGATGGAGGGGCGACAGCGTCAATCActactcacacacagaaacagtctGGTACTTTAATAGTATTTAAAGTGTCTCATAAAAACATCTGTTCAACACAATCTGGAGATTTTGAACATGGACGACGGCGCCCCCTAGCTGTCGACCCGGGTAGTGCGCACACATTGGACTGCCACACATCACGTGACGCACAGGGTCCTGCAGCTCCGTGAGGCTGTCAGTCCCTCATGAAACCAGCTGGAGGCTCACGGCGACGCAGCTTCGGTTTCATAATCCACTGAATATGAATCATAACAAGTGATTCTCAAtccaattaaaacattttgacaaatGCTTTGAATACAAATGATATAAGACATTAATAACGTGATAACTGCAGACCTGGCGGGACCTTTTTGAAGTGATGAAAGCTCAACAACGTCCAGCTCAGATTATGATTACAGAACCATAAAGACTCATTCATGTAGTTTTATGTCAACGTGTGCAGCTGTGACAACACGCCAACAACACGCTTACACCAGGAAGGTGTGCCTAATAAAGTGGTCACTTTGTGTATTTCTTTGTGTGTTATTAGTAACGTGTCAGTCCCTCCTCAGGTGGACGGTGGGTATGTAACACTCCCCTGTCGGCGTGGTGACGGGAGACGTCCGTCTGTACGGACGCACAGCGAGACTTTGTTCTGTTACAGAACCGGAGGAGAATAAAACAAACCCGATCTGGTCTGTGGAGACATTAACATGATTATTATGCTTTTACAGACActgctgagagagaggagacgagagaggagatgagatagaggagacgagagaaaggagacaagaCGAGATGAGATAGAGGAGACGAGatagaggagacaagagggaggagaggaggacaacaaaacaattaaacTCATCGTTTATAAATCCAAACcaattttaaatgtttcactgaacacattaaaacacaacagtgacatgaggtcatgtgaccatgaggtcatgtgaccagctgcTGGTACCAACACAACGACGTCACAGTGagccaataataataaaataataaagacgtTCATCTCTACAGACGAGTGTGGACTCATTGagaacaacagacacacaacagacactgCAGCCTGAAGGCCTCACTCACCacagggttgttgttgttgacgtgtgaAATGTAGTTTTTCATAACCGAAAACAAATAGTAAGCATCAAGAAAGCAACGTACTTTATTTATGACACAGGCGATTCCGCTGGCTGTGAGTAAAggattctgttgttgttgttgttgttgatccggGTGTGTAAAGGCCTCAGGTCCTTCCTCACCGTCGTGCACCTGAAGCGTCCGGTGAGACTCCTCCAGGAGGTCACAACTACACCAGAGACAACACGGGGCGACGCCTCCTGCCAggtccgtgacctttgacctcagccgTCCAGGTACAAGTCCTCTAGTTCCTCTCGGTCTAGGAGAGGCGGTCCTTGGCGGCCcccgggggcggggccaccaggTTGCGCAGCAGCTTGCGGCGGCCCGCCTGGTAGTCCTCCTCGTCCACGTTGACCAGCAGCTTGATGGCCTCGTGGCCCACGGCCTGCTTCAGGGAGTCCGTGATGAACACGCCCTTCAGGGCCTCCAGCAGCGAGCCGTTGATGTAGTCCCTCCAGAAGGCGTCCAGGTAGGTGAGCTCGGAGAACTTGATGtcgcagatgatggagcccaggtcCCGCGACTTCAGGATGGTGTTGGCCTGGTTGAAGCGCTCAAACTGCCGCTCCACCGCCTCCTGCTTGTTGGAGAACACGTTGCCTAGCAACGCAGACTCGTGCTGGCAGTACTCGGCCCGGACCCGGAGGCGGATGTCTGGGGGAACACCGGGACCCGTGAGTAACACCCACACGCCATAGCAACCAGCCATAGCGACCACACATAGCAACCAGACACAGCGACCAGCCACAGCAACCAGCCACAGCAACCAGCCACAGCAACCAGACACAGCAACCAGACACAGCAACCAGACACAGCAACCAGCCATAGCAACCAGCCATAGCAACCAGACACAGCGACCAGCAACCAGCCACAGCAACCAGCCACAGCAACCAGCCACAGCAACCAGACACAGCAACCAGACACAGCAACCAGACACAGCAACCAGACACAGCAACCACACACAGCAACCACACACAGCAACCACACACAGCAACCACACACAGCAACCACACATAGCAACCACACATAGCAACCACACATAGCAACCAGACATAACAACCAGACATAGCAACCACACACAGCAACCAGCCACAGCAACCAGCCACAGCAACCAGACACAGCAACCAGCCATAGCAACCAGACACAACAACCAGACACAGCAACCACACATAGCAACCAGCCATAGCAACCAGCCATAGCAACCAGCCATAGCAACCAGCCATAGCAGCCAGACACAGCAGCCAGACACAGCAACCAGACACAGCAACCAGACACAGCAACCAGACACAGCAACCAGACACAGCAACCAGCCATAGCAACCAGCCATAGCAACCAGCCATAGCAACCAGACACAGCAACCAGACACAGCAACCAGCCATAGCAACCAGCCATAGCAACCAGCCACAGCAACCAGACACAGCAACCAGACACAGCAACCGGAAATAGCAACCAGACACAGCAACCAGCCATAGCAATCAGACACAGCAACCAGACACAGCAACCACACATAGCAACCACACATAGCAACCAGACATAGTATGACCATAGcatgaccatgtgtgtgtgtgtgtgtgtgtgtgtgtgtgtttaccacaCGTCTGCTTCTCCCGGCAGTCGGCCGAGTTGTGACTCCTCCGTTTACGGCTCTGAACCAGGGGGGCTGGTTTTGTCCGGGGGGGTCCGACATGGGGTCCTGATGGGGAGCAGCACAGGACCGGCTGAGGCCCTGGAGACACGAGGGCCACAGTGTTAGTCATCacgccacgcacacgcacacgcacacgcacacacctgtcCTCCTGTGAGGCGTGTCTTTGCTCTGCGCCGCTCCTCTCGGGGAGATGTAGCGCACCGACGTGTCCTCCAGGTACTTGTCCACCGGGTCGGGACAGACTGGAGacacaaaggtcaaaggtcatcacgGTCACAGCGTGGGACACAGAGACACCGCCGCCGCCATTATGCATGATGACTACAAGACGAGGACATTGGGTTGGTGGATCTTACAGAACCCTGGTTCTAAGGGTTCTGTGTGGAACCGGACACGGTGGCACCTCCACGTCTTTATAAACTAATCTGATTAACAACAAAAAGCCGGAACACGTAcggtaataataaaaacaaacattttggtCAGAACCAATAGGACTGAGGCCTTTtagtaaacaaacattcaacaaCAAGACGTCAGCGCTCGGCACGaatgataacaacaacaaaaatacgtGTTCATGATAAACGAGATGGTGAAAGACATTCCCGAGTCCAACAGAGAATCCAGACTGGGCTTTAAGACGTTAAACCCCAGTCGGTGCTTGGAGGCGTGGCCtcagcgatgacatcactcaccgGCCTGCCGCTTCCTGAGCGTGACGTAGGGCAGCAGGTCGTGGCGCGTGATGATCCTCAGTAGCTGCAGGACGTGTCTGAAGTTGGTCTCGTCGCAGCGGCCTTGGCGCTCCAGGGCGAGCAGGAAGTCGCGGCCGCTCCGGATGCCGCCGCGCTCGTACTCGTCGATGACGTCGACGAACAGGAAGGACAGAACCCGGACGTCGCGGTGGGTCAGCTGGGCGCCGACGATGTCGAACATGCGGTGCAGCGAGTACAGCCCGTGGGAGTTGTCCACCGCCTCCTCGGGCCACGGCTCGAAGCCGCCGTCTCTTTTGGACAGGCGGGGGTTGGGGCAGGAGGCGGGGACCGTCCTGCTCGCCACTTCTCCgccggccgccgccgcgccCGAGCAGCCGGGCCGAGCCGTCGGCGCCCGGTGGTCCAGGCCGCTGTGGCCGGAGTCCAGCTGGTTGGCCTGGATGTGAGGCCGGGCCTGCTGGGCGGAGGAGGCCAGCTGGGGGGGCAGAACATTGGGGAGCTGAGGCTGCTGAGAGGTCATctcagggtcacaaggtcaggGACACTTTGACCCCCACGGCGTCTGCTCATGAGCACAAAGGTTTACAATCACCGCCAGGTATCAAGAAGCACACGGGTCACCTGAGTCCGCCTTCGATTAGAGAAGTTACGCCACCGTTATAAACTCCGTTACAAAAGACTCTTATTCACCGGGTGTCTCCATAAATGTCtagaaataaataacattttaaaagaagaagaaattagtCCTTAGAGTGAACTCTCAGACAAACACATTTGACTTtttaaatgctttataaatCCATAGTTACCTGATGCGTAGGCCGGGTAAGGATCCGTCTAGGCCCGGCGCATGGTCGTCCCAAACCAGCACGAGACAACTGgggtcaaataaatcatatacaTCAAATATTAAAGATGAAAACGTTGCTGTGTTTATGAATTCCTGAGAGTGTAACCCCGTGTGACcccgatctcggagacgttcatATCGAGGGTCAGAGTGAGCTGCATGTTCACATCACTGCAGCTGGTCGGATGAATTGTTTTCACAGCTTTTAGACTCCTTGGAAAACACAGGTTGGGTTTATTGTGCCGACTGTGGTACGTTatgaatgtgttcatgtctgcAACCATTCGGACTCCAAACCAAAAAGGAAAACTTTCCATGATCTAAGAAATGTGACGCAACGCTGCGCTCCTACGACATCGAGATGATCAGCGTCGCCGTcagtcagaggaagaggggcggcggttcgatccccagctCTGCTAGTCTCTGCcgatgtgtctttgagcaagacacaGAACCCCAGATTGTCTCCTGCCGCTGTCTTAATCTATGGACTCTCCAAAGAAACTCTTGCACACATGAGGCACCTTCAATAAGAACATCCTGACGCGTCTCTACGATGCAAAGCAACCGAAACAGAGCCGACAGCATCGGAGTAAACGACGCTTGAGGGCATCAACAGTCCACAGACACGTGTGTGAGGCGGGGAAAGGACAAACGGTGTATGAAGTTATATCGTGTTCACGCGTCTTATATTTGAAAGAGTAGTTGAC
The genomic region above belongs to Pseudoliparis swirei isolate HS2019 ecotype Mariana Trench chromosome 9, NWPU_hadal_v1, whole genome shotgun sequence and contains:
- the dedd gene encoding death effector domain-containing protein gives rise to the protein MTSQQPQLPNVLPPQLASSAQQARPHIQANQLDSGHSGLDHRAPTARPGCSGAAAAGGEVASRTVPASCPNPRLSKRDGGFEPWPEEAVDNSHGLYSLHRMFDIVGAQLTHRDVRVLSFLFVDVIDEYERGGIRSGRDFLLALERQGRCDETNFRHVLQLLRIITRHDLLPYVTLRKRQAVCPDPVDKYLEDTSVRYISPRGAAQSKDTPHRRTGPQPVLCCSPSGPHVGPPRTKPAPLVQSRKRRSHNSADCREKQTCDIRLRVRAEYCQHESALLGNVFSNKQEAVERQFERFNQANTILKSRDLGSIICDIKFSELTYLDAFWRDYINGSLLEALKGVFITDSLKQAVGHEAIKLLVNVDEEDYQAGRRKLLRNLVAPPPGAAKDRLS